The DNA segment CCGTCCTCCTCGCCGCCGTCGTCGCCTCCGCGGGCGCCGAGATCGTCTCGGTGTCGCGCGTCGGCGACGATCCGCCGCGGTTCCTCGCCGAGGTCGAACGGGTCGTGGCCGAGGCATCCGCCGACGTCGTGATCTCGACGGGCGGGGTGAGCGTCGGCGCGCACGACCCCGTCAAGGCCGCGCTCGCGCCCGGCGGACGCATCGCGTTCCGCACGGTCGACATGCAGCCCGGGCGTCCGCAGGCGTTCGGCGCGCTGCCGTCGGGTGCGCTCTTCTTCGGACTGCCGGGCAACCCCGTGAGCGTCGCCGTGTCGTTCGAGGTGTTCGTGCGGCCCGCGATCCGCGCGCTGCAAGGGCTGCCGCCCGTCGCGTCTCCCGCGCGCGAGGCGGTGGTCGCAGAGGGCTGGCGTCCGCGCGACGAGCGCCGTCAGTACATGCCCGTCCGGTTCGACGAGGAGGGGCGCATCCGGCCCGCGACAGGCGGCGGATCGGCC comes from the Agromyces protaetiae genome and includes:
- a CDS encoding molybdopterin molybdotransferase MoeA; the protein is MHRAPRVAIITTGDELVAPGRRATGRGRIPDSNAVLLAAVVASAGAEIVSVSRVGDDPPRFLAEVERVVAEASADVVISTGGVSVGAHDPVKAALAPGGRIAFRTVDMQPGRPQAFGALPSGALFFGLPGNPVSVAVSFEVFVRPAIRALQGLPPVASPAREAVVAEGWRPRDERRQYMPVRFDEEGRIRPATGGGSASHLAGALASAEGFAIVPSGTAEVAAGDILPVLEVSS